A stretch of DNA from Anopheles nili chromosome 2, idAnoNiliSN_F5_01, whole genome shotgun sequence:
aacaaacgaatTGCAGCAACAGCTGATTGTTGTTGGTAAACAGTGCATCTGTTGGccttgtaaaaacaaaaccctttACGGGCAGCGTTAGTAGCCATACAATCGCTGCTgctcgaagtggacggttgtatccaGTGTATTTCAttgtaaggcatatgactctagatagCCGAGCTTATAAAGAAGTGGTAAacttttgaatatattagaagtgatTCTTTGGAGTATttaaatatagaaggctaaatcaaattttgcaaagaagaagaaaaaggatgatGGATTTCCCTTCTTATTCGTCATTAGTTCAGATAGGAATCAGATTTCGTTCCTCAATAATTACTACTaagagcataaaaaacacTTGAAAACGTACACTATATTTACAATCACCTCTTAAATATTCTTATAATACACGTTTTTTAAAACTAGCAGCACATTCATTCGATTGCATAGCTATTTCGTCACATAACGTTTAACGTTTCTCTTTCTTATTATAAAACGTCGGTTGTGACAACACACCACAATAACAACTCTCTTGTGGTGCCTTTCGCGTAACTTACATACAAAAGTCTTCTCAACGGTATCAAGATTATGCTTTCCATATCTGATGGTCATTGGTAGAAAGCTGATTCCTGTGGCATCTGAGTAAGATGATTTCTTTTTGGTTATTATGTTTTCGAAAAATGTCATGTTTGCAAAACCTGGATACTGTTGTCATCGCTCAAATTTAACTCATATTATGGCGTCTGTAGTCTATACagttgcttgcttgctttgttGCTGGATACAACCACAGTATTTCCGCTTGCTCTGTGTCGCCGACAGGAGAATATCGTTACTCATGTTTCAAACTCAGCTGGTTAGTTTGCGTTTTCTGTGAAAGGTATCACAGTTTAGACATTCATGATATCATTGCACTGCCGCTAGTAGGAACAATGCAGTTACAATGCATTGTGTATCTGTAAAGGAACAAATAAGATAGAGAacgatgaaaattgatttgataaGCCAAACTAATGTGCGGGTTCACATTCATGCCTACCTTTTTAATGTTCtagcaaaagcaaagcaatcGGTGGAATCTTGCTGGGCAGCATGAAATTTTCAGCATTATAGCTTTTCTTTATCATCGATCATCGTTTGATCTGTTCTGAGATTCGTTTTTTACTTGAAAAATTGTGCTTTCCGTTTCAGATAATTGTACCGGCAGGTTTTCCGTGTCGTAAGAAGGTTCGTTTAGTATATGCATACACATTAGCAACTGGGAGTAGAAGTGCAGCGGTTCCCCATTACCCAAGAATATTTGGGTGTGCGTATTGATGGTTGAAATACGCACATGAAGGGTCTCGTCGATTATAATGCAGTGCCGGATGTCAATAGAATCAGCGTTTGTATTTCgttgtgtttcatttgtttcctCCTCGCCTTGTACATACAAGATAACACTATTTTCAGTTTCTATGCACTGCCATTCTTTTTGATCATCACTTTCTAGCTCAAGTTGCTGTTTGTAGTTTAATTTGAATgaagtaaaattaattatttcatcGCTATTCAGATTCTGCATTGTTATGATTGTTTTGTCCCTGTGAAAAAGGTATACCAATGCATAGTAATTTCTGCATGCATTCTGACATTACATCCTGTgaaaaagtgtacaatattttaaaaacttcACATTTTTACAATTCtttgaattttattaaaatatctTTTACTCTCATCataaatatattattattagATGTTTCTGTACGatctttgttatttttgtttattctcgGCAAGagtaatttattacaattacAAGTATAACAGTAATATATAACAGTTGCTCGagctatttaaaatttaaactaataatAACGGCGATACGCTCGTCTGTTGACAGTAGCACAAATTACATCaagtttgctttgttttcattcgCGTGTTTTAGATCCTTAAACAAATCAGCCAATTGAAAAGGTATTGGGGAAATTTTGTCCAGTAAAATCCATCCGCGATACTTTCGGTAGCCATCTTTTATCCTCGTAGTGTTTGGTGGTATTGTTGAAGATAGAGAAATCTTTGCGCAGCAAAATGTCCGCTGATAGCTTTTACGTTGAAGACTCCGCCGAAGAGGATTCATACAAGGGTGAGCAGATAAATTTCACGGCGGACAAAGTCGAAAGCCGCTCAGTAATTTGTTGAtgtgtttaataaaatatcCTCTCTTTGCGACAGAACAACCATTCCGCAAAAATATTCATATGGAATCGGTAGTTATCGAGGAAAGTAAGTGGCAAAGGCAGTTGGCTTGGATTGTAGTTAAGATACTAAATGTAactgttgattttttccaaaacaaCCCGTAGCCGACTCCGAAGCTGAAAATTCGCATGACTCCATGATAAGTGAAGAGGAAAGTGTTCAGCCTCGTATGAAGAATCGACAAAGCATGCGTATGTCATTGCATCCTAAGCAAACGGATAGCGACAGCAGCGAGGAATCTGAAACGGAATCCTCTCACGGATCTTCCTCTGATCGGACATCCAATACTGATGAGGAAAACGATGCCGAACGAAGCGTTTATTCACCCGTCACGCGAAGAAGCATTTTTGGTCCAACAGCTAAAGCCGTGTACACCGATGAAGACGACAACCTGCAAAGTGAAGACAGTGACGATGAGCAAATAAGAGGCAGACATCGGATTGAACAGGAAATTCTGTCTGATGGCGAACCGGGAGAACAAATTGCGAAGCAAATGAAGCGCAAAAGCCGCAAAGCGGTGCAGATTCTCTCGGACAGTGACACGGAAGACGAGAATCCGTTGAACAGCGGGAAAGACGGCGGGTCGCAAAATGGCAATTCTTTTGATGCTTCGCTGTCCCTACGCAAGTACAATCCCGAAGACGAACCAGCTCATAATGCAACCAAGCAACAGCTATCTTTCACCTTCCAGTCGCAAGCGGAAGAACAAGATTCGATTAGCACGAAGCTCTCGTCGACATTAAAATCGGGAAATGAGCTCGATGATGGTGCGGACGAATCCAGCGTGCTGTCCCCGGCTGAAAGTCGACATTCCATCAGTCTCCGTGCCTCAATCGGTGAAAAACTTTCGTCAACCCAGATCAGACCGCTGGATGTTGAAGAAGTCGAGGAGAGACAGCTAGATGTCGAAAAGTCCCCGCAGAAGTCGCGTGACGAATCGAGCAGTGTAGAGCTGGTTGAAAAATCTGCCGAAATTCTGTCTGTTAGCAGTGACGAAGAGGTGATTCCAAGCGCGCGATCACGGTCACAGATTCCTTCGCTTGAACCGCCAGCCGCCAAAACTGCACCTCAAGTCCTTGTGCAGCCTACGATAACGGCTTTCGTGCGTCGGTCAGGCCATGGTGGAGTCCCCGAGCGCGTATCGCAGAGCGAGTACGACGCCAATATACGGCGCATGGCCGATTTGAAGAGTCAGCTCGTGTTGATCGAGGGCGTGATGAAGAACCGTGCCAAATTACCGGATCAGGGCGCTGGACTGGTTCGCCGGTTGGCGGAGGTGAAGTCGCAAATATTCGAACTGTCTAAGAACATCGACATGACCAGGGCCACACCGAGCAAGGGTATCAAGAACGCGATAAGGAAGAACTTCGACCAGCCACTGCAGAGTTTGGATAACTCGCGAAATTCCAGCGCCAACAGCAGTGCTGGCGGACCACGGGAGCATGTATCGTGGGATACTATCAAAAAAGCGACTGACGATATTCAACCACGCCATACGGGAAAGCAGGGTATGGCAACGTTCGAGAACCAGAAGCTGCTGACGATGGACCGTTTGGCGACGCTGCACAAATCCATCGAAGCCTGCCCCACCGAGGACACGCTGGCCGATCCGCCCAAGCTGCTGAAGGTGGAACTGATGAACCATCAGCGGCACGCTCTGGCCTGGATGTTGTGGCGTGAATCACAGAAACCGCACGGTGGCATTCTTGCGGACGATATGGGCCTCGGAAAGACGTTGAGCATGATTTCGCTGGTGTTGAAATCGGCCGAACTCGACCCAGACGGGGAGCAGCTTGCACAGAATAGCGATAGCGAGGACGAAGAAAATCGCACACCAAATGGGAACGGCGGATGGATGGGTAAAGGGCGTAAGGATTACTTCGTTGGTGGTACACTGATCGTGTGTCCTGCCTCGTTGATGCGCCAGTGGGAAGGCGAGGTGGCGGCTCGCGTCAAACGCAACAGTCTGGACGTTTACGTGCACCATGGCACGAACAGGGAAACGAAGCCGCGCAAACTAGCCAAGTACGACATGGTGATAACGACGTATAACATTGTATCGCGAGAACACAATGCCACACATAAATCGGGCATTTATGGGGTCGACTGGGAGCGCATCATTTTGGACGAGGCTCACGTCATCCGCAATCACAAAAGCGCCATGTCGGAGGCTTGCTGTGCGATGAAAGGACGCAATCGGTGGTTGCTCACGGGCACACCGATCCAAAACAAGGAGATGGACATGTACGCCCTGCTAAAGTTCCTCCGCTGCACACCGTTCGACGATCTGAACCACTGGAAGCGATGGATCGACAACAAAACGTCCGGAGGTGCGATACGCTTGAACACGATCACGAAATCCATATTGCTTCGACGCACCAAGAAGGAGTTGCAAGAACGCGGCGCTCTGAACAGCTTACCGCCAAAGACGGTCGAGCTGATCGAGGTGCAGCTGGAGAAGGA
This window harbors:
- the LOC128731706 gene encoding transcription termination factor 2 codes for the protein MSADSFYVEDSAEEDSYKGEQTFRKNIHMESVVIEETDSEAENSHDSMISEEESVQPRMKNRQSMRMSLHPKQTDSDSSEESETESSHGSSSDRTSNTDEENDAERSVYSPVTRRSIFGPTAKAVYTDEDDNLQSEDSDDEQIRGRHRIEQEILSDGEPGEQIAKQMKRKSRKAVQILSDSDTEDENPLNSGKDGGSQNGNSFDASLSLRKYNPEDEPAHNATKQQLSFTFQSQAEEQDSISTKLSSTLKSGNELDDGADESSVLSPAESRHSISLRASIGEKLSSTQIRPLDVEEVEERQLDVEKSPQKSRDESSSVELVEKSAEILSVSSDEEVIPSARSRSQIPSLEPPAAKTAPQVLVQPTITAFVRRSGHGGVPERVSQSEYDANIRRMADLKSQLVLIEGVMKNRAKLPDQGAGLVRRLAEVKSQIFELSKNIDMTRATPSKGIKNAIRKNFDQPLQSLDNSRNSSANSSAGGPREHVSWDTIKKATDDIQPRHTGKQGMATFENQKLLTMDRLATLHKSIEACPTEDTLADPPKLLKVELMNHQRHALAWMLWRESQKPHGGILADDMGLGKTLSMISLVLKSAELDPDGEQLAQNSDSEDEENRTPNGNGGWMGKGRKDYFVGGTLIVCPASLMRQWEGEVAARVKRNSLDVYVHHGTNRETKPRKLAKYDMVITTYNIVSREHNATHKSGIYGVDWERIILDEAHVIRNHKSAMSEACCAMKGRNRWLLTGTPIQNKEMDMYALLKFLRCTPFDDLNHWKRWIDNKTSGGAIRLNTITKSILLRRTKKELQERGALNSLPPKTVELIEVQLEKDEMNVYQKVLLYSKTLFAQYLHQRAEKEQVAGFGGYGRPTFKAQRAPNAAFDMVHQKLKRMQNNDGAGEVQQHQILVLLLRLRQICCHPGLIQQMLSDDDQGNLEMSGVDEPSFDGAVDLLGQLNKLKLNDVIAEHEAKLAKGEGDGEEIKLNLSEEFDRPEAMSKALSKVMLKSNPVFRMERSSSKIEKVMQLLEEKIFGTDDKAIIVSQWTSMLEILGSHLSNRSIPYVSLTGKVQVKLRNDIVVEFNKPSGKSKIMLLSLTAGGVGLNLVGANHLFLLDPHWNPQLEAQAQDRVYRVGQTKPVNIWKFMCVDTVEQKIHALQQHKLGIADGVLTGTMNKGSKLTIDDLKSLFGL